The Branchiostoma lanceolatum isolate klBraLanc5 chromosome 7, klBraLanc5.hap2, whole genome shotgun sequence nucleotide sequence GCGTGTTTACCATTATGATTACGTCATTCCAACtaaagcagatctacacggggcaaaatcgtaatgtcagccagagaagtcCAGTCAGGCTCCGTACAGATTAACTCCAACACCCACAAAAAGTTGTTGTAACAAATTCAGGAAATTTCTTAATTTCATTATTGATGCAAAAGAAAAACACCTGTTCAACTAGACAAGTTCCTAAATGACTTTGCCTGCATCTAGATATCTGTGGATTTCCTTTGATCTCCTCATGACCACCAGAAAATTGCCAGTTAGATAAGAAATAAACAATGCAGCAGATTTACGAGTAAAGCACATTTTATtcataaacaaacatacatttctTTTTATAGCAAGCTTCTATTCATGATCAGTAGTGTTGGATCTAGCTCCAAAATTGTGTCAGAGACTGGCGGAAGATATTTCTAACTTCAATTGTAAAATACTGCTGCCTaaatagaaaaacaaattaCACCTTATAAGGGCATTATCAACCGTTGACATTACACGTATAAAAAAGTACGTATAAGTCATACTATTCTTCCTGTAGATACATTTGGTACAAAGGATTCACTTGATTACACATAACTTAAGAAATTAAGCTACAGTTGGTCCATGAATAGTCCTGAAAGCaacatattttcttacattcAGAGGCAGAGACTATGATTACCCCTTCTCCCCTGACAATTCTGTATGATTGAGGTATTCCTGACAAAAAATGTTGCTACAGAAGCAAGCCAACTTAACATAGGTTTTCCTGATATCAAAATCATATGCTGTACAATTGATAGAAATCAAacagacaataagaatgttctGGTTGACACACGAGACAGGGGAGCACCAAAATTAAACTCATCCATGCACTTGCTGTATGGTCATTCGTCTTTTTCTTATGtcatttgtttcaactgtgTTGGTCACAATATGATACAACTAGCTGGAGGGTACATATGAAGGCACAGTCTTACAATGTTGAATCACAACATTTATGACAGTACAGGAATGTTGTATAATGTTAAGTACAATAACAAACTATGCACAATCCAATAAAAGGAATAATGGGTCAAACTGCCTATCCAACTATGAGGCAAGCAGAATAAATACAGTCTACTTCAATATTGACTGATCAAGACGGATTAAACATTTCACCTGTTCTTTATTTACCACAAATATCGTAGACAgcatttcatgaacattcagcCAGGCTCTATGTACTAAAACTATTTCTCTTGGAAGGCCACTTCTCTTCTAAACTCATGAAGTCCTTGTTCTTGCTTCTGTTGACGTTACAACATATAGTAGCAGTGTGCTAATCCCTACTTTCcctgtcttgtttttctttcatctctttttctctctcgaCTGCGCAGCGTGCCACCATACGGTCAAAGCTGCCCAAATAGAAAAGCGCAATCACTCGGAACAGTCCCATGGTCAGAACCTGAAATTAGAAGTAACAAGTATCACTTGAAATGGAtaggaatgaaatgaaatcactcaAGCAAGATTGTTACTGTTGTAATGTAATATGGCATAATACATTCTTAcagatacaacttacaagtataTCTTTAAGTTTCTTGCGCATACCATATCACATTGATTCACAATGTCTGCAAACTTCCAGGTCTGCATGTGTCAAGCACCCAGTAATAGCAGTTGCAGTCACAGACACAAAAATACCAATTGAGCTGGCACAACACTAAGTAGTGAGCTGACACAGCACTAAGCAATGTAGCAACATCCAAAATGACATCCAAAATAACTGAGATGGGTGACAAAGCTGACTATCATCAGAAGTAGAACTGACCTGCTGCATGCCTTCAGTCatggaggtcaaaggtgacatGCCACATGTTGCACTGGCCAGTAGGTAACCATCTAGTCCAATGTAGCTGAGAAAGGTTCCAACCTGGAGGATTCAACATTCAACAAGTATTACATTTATTGTAATGAAATTACTTTCTTTGAGTttgattctattctattctattctattctattcattctattctattttattctattctacatTAGTTTTAGATATGAGCTAAACTTACTGAAGCATCCTGGAGGATCCTCTTCGCTACATAATCAGGCTGGTACAGTCCTGCAGTCTCTGAGATCAGCTTCGTCTCCTTGGGCTGTGATAGATAAgcaaacgttttacaagtcaaTCAATACAGACcaataatcttcaagcagatgttgggggaggcTAGATTATTATGTTTTTGTagctacctgtttctatatcaAACTGCCTCCCCTAACATGTACTTGGAAATTAGTGTTTTACAGAGAGGGCACAAGCAGAATTGAATGTCTCTGTATCCAAATGAAAAACACAACGTTGTAACCAACGTCACCCACCTtgaatgtttgttctgtctggAAGCCAGGTGTGTCTGTGTCAGGTGGGAAGGTGATAGTCAGGTAGACATTGTATGGTTTCACCTCCATCTGCAGTGCTTCAGCGAACCCCCTGAGGGCGAACTTCGATGCTGAGTAGGCTGTGAAGCCGTACAGCCCAATCTGGCCAGCCTGGGACGACACCAGTACAATCCGCCCCCTTCTTCTGTACTTCATGGTAGAGATGACTGCCTTGGTGGCATGGATACTCCCATAGTAGTTCACTTCCATTTGTTGCTAAAGGAGATTGAAAAGAGTAAATTCTTATGTACATGACAAATCAAGgtgcagttttttttctgtggttATTTCTGTCAACTTTCTTGTCTTAATTTTCGTTCTCTACATTCACCACCCTTCATTGTCCATTTACATGTCATCAAGACTACTCTTTCATCCAGACAGCATCTAATGACCCAGGTGATTAATGACCATGACAGCCAATCTGCTTTTCCAAATTGTACCTTAAATTCATCAACAGGAATATCTTCAAATCTGCTAGCAAAAGATGTTCCAGCACAGTTCACCAGCATGTCTACTGGGCCCAGCTTCTCTTGTGCCTGAGAGAACAAAAAGTATGGGAATATACTGCAAACATATATGTCAAAAACCATTCTAAGGTGGTCCCTTTTACTGGTTTCCATAGCCTAAAGCAATGTTCAAAGAGCTCCAGATTACAGACAACCCACGATACACCAGATATAGGATATCTGTACACATTTACAGAAAATACAATTGATCCCCATGAATATGTTGACAGCCATGCCGACAATAGCAACTGAAACTTCAATCTTGAAGTCTTTTCTCATGAATGACCTTGTCTCAGCAGTATATGATTGCTACAAGGGAGCTGTGGTTTTGATGTGAGGGTAAGGGTGGGGTCTTTAAAGTCAATAACATCCTGCAGCTGTACCTGTTTTACTGCCTTCTCCACTGCACTGAAGTCTTTGGAAATGTCCACAGAAATGCACAGCACCTTctgtaacaacaacacaaacattgtcattgaaataaaaccacaaaaaaactTGTCAACAGAAACATTGTCAATAGATCGTAGGAACACATACATAGTAAATGTGTAACTGTAACAATATGTGATACAAATATGCCTAAATCACTGCACATCCAACTAgccctgcagaaaaaaaatcatggctTGTCCCAAGGGTACTGTAAATTGTGTGGACCAATAGGAATGACTGGCTTGGTCTTCACCGTCTCCTCACCTGTCTGTCTTTGTCCCGCATATGTTGTTCAATTTCTTTCTTTGCCTGCAACAGTCTTTGCTGCAACAAGAATAACAAAGAGAAATCAGCCACACATTACAAAATTATTTGCACATTATGCATTTTGACTTCCCTATTTGCCGATGAACACCTTGCCATCAATGATTGACTGATCAGGTGGGTGATAAAGGCATAATGCCTGAAGAAATTCTTATGCTTTGTACATGTTTTGATGTCTGAACCCTATGCATGAAAGTGACAGGCCTTCCTGCTTTTCAAAAAATAGGTTCAGCACTAACTTCATTTCTTGCTATAATGGTGACAAGGGCTCCCTGCTTAACAGCTTCCACAGCAACCGCCTTCCCTATCCCACTGGAGCCACCAGTCACctaaagtgaagaaaaaaaggaataacaaATTATAAatcagatcaaggaggttaaatatatctccatataacctccttgatcatgaTCAGATCTTAACAATGCCTTTGCACTATATATATTATAGATTGCAAGAGCAGTCATGACGTTCACGTGTACCACTGATTATATGGGCATCCAAGCAAAAATCTACACGTTATATTACATATAACGTCGTTATGTAACATCTAAATGAACTGTTTGTTTCTTCACCAAGACATGGGATCCGTTCAGCTTCATAGGGCGTGGTGAGATCAACGGCGACAACATGAAGATCATGATCACAAACCCCACGAACACGGCCAGGGCAATCATCACTGCACCCGACTCGATAGGAAAAAACTGCATGGTTGCAGAAAAACAGTCCTCCACAAGGAAAAACTCTAAAGTCTGACACCTGTACTATGCAGTGTGTATTTTCGTGGCTGCGAAAGGTAGGTGAATGTTCTCTCGGTGATCAGATGCCTGTAGTGGTCTTGTCTAGTGCCTGATTACTTTCAGTCCCGTATCAGCTCTTGCTTTAATATCAAGACAACTTCTCATAGCAAAGTTAATATTGTagaactttgtgtgtttttcaacCAATGATGAGTACTTTTAAGTCGCTCATTTGTTTAGAATGGTTGTACAAAAAAGACAGGCTTTCATTTCTCTACTTTAAACAGCTAAAACATATTGAGGTCAAAGTTCAACAGAAGAGCAATGAAAATGTCAACCTCATGTGCTAAAACGACTTTGCAATCAGAGAAGCTAGGTATTGCAGCTATAACGTGGTAAGGGGTCGGTATTAAGTCTTTCAAGTGAAATACATTATGGCTTTGGCAATGAGAACTTCCGCAACTCTACGCACGTTGAATTTGACTCGTGTTTTCTGTACCACTGCCTGTGCACGTGCACCAACCTTCTGGAGTATCACCCAAAACCAGGCCTCTGTCACATTTACGTGGCTTTTTAATAAACTTGGCCGCTTTTCACTGAGGAAGAGACAATCAAAACCGCCACACGATTATGTGGTACCTGTAGGTAATCCAATTTTGCGTGGTCAGGCCTTAGCCGTTGATCACAAGAATATCAAATCTGAAGAAACCCAGGAAGTGCTGGACCAGTTGGTGAAGGTGATGAGAAAAAAGGGAGCGGTTGGACTGAGTGCGCCTCAGGTAGGCGTTGGGCTACAGATCATAGTGGTGGAGTGCACCAGGAAACAGTTGGACCTTGTGCCGCAGGAAATTAGGAAAATTCGAGAAATGCAGGAGTTCCCGCTGAAGATCTTCATTAACCCCAAACTGAAGGTGACCGACTACTCGACTGTAGTGTTCCCAGAGGGTTGTGAGAGTCTGCCAGGATACCAGGCCAACGTACCCAGGTACTATGGTGTAAATATCACAGGTGAGTAGCATGGATATCAATGACAAAGTCATAATTTCACATTTCCTCTTTTCTGATTTTCTGCCCTTGTGATGTAACGTTGTTGAGAAAAACTTTTAACATAAATTTTTTCCTTTTGCTCAGGCCTTGACCGAGACGGGATGCCTTTAGCATGGCAGGTGACAGGCTGGCCAGCCAGAATTCTGCAACACGAAGTGGAACATCTTCGGGGAGACCTGTATATCGACATCATGGACTCTAGGACATTCATGGACTATACTTCggaaatgaagaaatgatgaTTCTTAATCAGCAGTTTTCAAAAGTTTATGCCTATAACGTTATTAAGATTTCAAATTgtactttattctttattctttattgaaaattgcaacaagacaatacaaagtggagagccaggcagacaagctgatgtacTTTTAAAGCATGCACAATTCTTAATGACAAAATGCATACGTAAAGGTATTTGTACTTCCACAGAGAGTTAACATTAAAGTTACCTCAATATGTGCCATAATTCTGTCACCTATGTGAAGATACAGTTTGCTTGCTGAAGATAAGAAAACTTGATGACATTGTGCGTTTTTGTCCTCACCATACAAAGAAGTCACAGTCTGGACAATTTCATATTATTATCAAATATACATTTACAAGAAGATCTTCACTCATTGTCATTGTTGTCATCTGTCTATGGAAGAAGTAGCTGCTGGTATAGTATGAGCAACTGGTAAAAAAGTGGTAAAAGTGAgctaacgtaacgttacctattattctattgaatttttttttctgtggatCATTTGGAATAAGACACTTTTGATAAGGgagcaaatgtacatttttaagttCAACCAAGGTTTGAACAGAGATGTTAGCttggaacaaggaggtttaatctagAACCTTCTTCCTCCTTGCTTGGAACAAGGACATTGGTttggaacaaggaggttaacctccttgtttggaATGATGCTTTTCCAAAAAAATCTATTCTACAGTTTCAAACCCTACATCATTTTACATTATGTATGGTACGACACATTTCCTTTGTCTCATCATAACGTCCTGACTAATCatgtttaaatttcaaaataatcCACTTTGCACAATAAATGGAACAGTCCAATTGAGACGTTTGTACTTCCGGGGTACAGGTCAGCTGTATTTCCGCTTGCGTGTCCTCTTCCGCTTTGGACGCCATCTTGCGCGAACGCACCTGAAAAGTGCAACGTTACAATCCGTTGCCATCGGCCTTTAGATAGGTCGGTGTTCATCAAACTACAAGGATGGCATTTCTACCGAAACTACTTTTGCTGTTTTTGATCGCTTTGCCGTCATCGGTGTTCGTTGCAGGTACTTTTTTCGCTCGTATTCTAAGGTGGTTGGGTGGGTAAAAATAGCTAGTTGAACAGGTACAAAGTCCCTTTACATGCTCCAGTAAGTTGCAGTTTTGTCCAGGATTACTGGTCTTTAAAGCATACGCATACATTTAGCATTTCGCACTTCTTTGATGAAGTTTTTACATTGGGCGATTATTAGCTACGAACAACTGGAAAGAAATTGTCTGTTCTCAAAATGTTTACAGCAATCAGCTGTTCCAACGTTAACAGTGCTGAAGTTTTCTTGTGGATACTTTGCCACATGGACGGCATTTAACTGTAACATATGGTTTGAAAAAAACATTCGTGAATGAAGCCGAAAACTGCGTACTAGCCTGGGTATAACTTGAAACTTGTCAGGTTACTCAGCACTTCGTCAGTTGTTGATAGAGGCCGCCCCCGACGCTTCGCCAGTTGCCACGTAGCAAGTTTTGCCCTTGGTCAGCCTAGAGCAGTACTGAAGTACTTACACACTTCTTGAACCCTTAGAGTATATGGAActtctgacatgtttttagaTTACCTTGACAGGGATTACCTTTTGCCTTCTATTTCaccaaatagataaatcaatatTGTCAAGGATTATAAACCCTGGCATAATTTTGGCCTTTTCCAAGAGGACATATAGCCCAGTGGGAGGTCAAGttgtgttattttgttgttggttcattctagcctccgttgcaggctctgtgagctggctttttggggggctaaataatacactttttgcagccaacccgtaactatcagccaaccctctAACCATCAGCCGGCTAGatggttacagggttggctgatagttacgggttggctgcaaaaagttactaccgtaaaatccctatttacgtacgcactttaaAAACTTTTcgagttgcaagcaggtgctccaggccgacgccaaagtcggggtgcgtacgttaggaggagTTCTTCCTTGTAAAAATCACATATCAGCATATGTacagtacggtacatcttcaagCAAATGAAGTGtagaatgctaccacacaataaatcagtaataaagaatgaataatacaattacatatatttaaattgtttgatattttctgcccagaaacattttctcagtaactcttgaagtcggtaaacatcatcggaaggatgatcattcatgtcaacctcttaactatccaccgaaatgctggagagggggtgcgtacgttaggagggtttttcccctgaacgtttcaactcactgagtcaggtctgcaatcgtccccaaatcaggggtgcgtacgttaggaggggtgtgtacgtaaataggaattttacggtagtattatttagccccccaaaaagccggttcagagcctgtaACGGAGGCTATAGCTAGTTCATTCATGGTAGTGCCATTGTTCATGGCCTTAATTTTGTTGCCTACTAACAAGGCAAAGGGCCTATCCCTCCGCTCTCTTGAAAGTACTTAGTACATTTGAAAACTTCTTATATTTTTACTTCTCTTGTTCAGATGGCCCAGGCGTTGCTATGGCACAGGAACCGACTGAGGATGTTGTAGAGGGtgaggatgaggaggatgagGACGAGGCTGAAGTGGAAACTGAATCTGACGAGGACGCAGGAGGTACAGAAACAGCTGCAGCTGGAACGGtatgtacttgtattttttaacattacattacaaaTCTTACTTGTTCCAACATAAATCATTTGGCTGTACAATAGTACTAGTAGATGTTCAGGTTCAGCCGCACTGGCTGAACCTGAACAGCCAGTGCGGGTTCTGTCTATTTGCACGAGACAGATTTTCATGGACGAAAAGATGCGgctctaaaaaaaaaaactaaagatAGTAAATTTTGTGTTTGACTTTGAATCAGAGATAGTAGGCATCACTCGGTAAATATTGGATTCATCACAAGAACAAATAACTGTTTCAggatgaagaagaggaggaggaagaggaagaagaacctCTGAAGGCCTCCCCTGATGCTGACACCACTGTGCTGTTCACCACTACAAACACCATGCAGGACCAGCGTAAGTTATCAGCTAGATTGTTTGCAGTTTCCTTGAGGAAGAAAGCAACCAGACATCTCCCGAAAAGTTTGATAATGTGCTAAATGTAGATGTAGGCAACATATTATATACATGAAATCCAAGTTGAATAGATGATGTATAATTTTATTTCGCTGTTGTGTGGGAGTCACTGTGTGAACAAAATGGTACTTCACGCTAATCAAGGTGTAGTACTGCTGTACTAATTAACAGCATAATTTTCTCTCTACAGAGATCCCAGCTACTAAGCTGGTGCGTGTTCTGGTTGGCTTCACCAACAAAGGTGACAAGGATTTTGTTGTGGAGAGCATGGAGGGAGCTTTCCGGTACCCTCAGGACTACAGCTTCTACATCCAGAACGTAAGGCACAACTCTTATCTCTGTGTACCCTGTCTTCATCAGCTCAACACACTGTTTCAGTTCTATCCTTAAATTGCCCTTCATTCAGGGTAGAGCAGTCAAAACACAAATATTCTAAGATTGCCAACATGGAGAGAAAAAGTAGAAAACTTTCTCTTAAGTTTGACTAGATTCATTCAACATTGTGTAGTGAATTGTGGAATGGTATAAGATCCTGTTGTATAATGTCTTATGTGACTACTCAGTAATCCCTTTTGTGTGAGCTGTCCACAGTGAGATTTCACTACACATGAAATACACCCATACATACACCCcttttgattactagtatatatctATATGGAATTATGCATTTTGTTCTACTTACCAAAACCACCCTTATAATAGCCAgtgctgatgttgtttttgttcagtTCACCACCTTCACATTCAACACCGTGGTCCAGCCCAACACTCAGGCCTCCTTTGAGTACCTGTTCACTGCTGCCGAGCCGTTCGCAGGCCGCCCCTTCGGTCTGACCATTGCCCTCAACTACAAGGACACTGTAA carries:
- the LOC136439270 gene encoding 3-dehydrosphinganine reductase-like is translated as MQFFPIESGAVMIALAVFVGFVIMIFMLSPLISPRPMKLNGSHVLVTGGSSGIGKAVAVEAVKQGALVTIIARNEQRLLQAKKEIEQHMRDKDRQKVLCISVDISKDFSAVEKAVKQAQEKLGPVDMLVNCAGTSFASRFEDIPVDEFKQQMEVNYYGSIHATKAVISTMKYRRRGRIVLVSSQAGQIGLYGFTAYSASKFALRGFAEALQMEVKPYNVYLTITFPPDTDTPGFQTEQTFKPKETKLISETAGLYQPDYVAKRILQDASVGTFLSYIGLDGYLLASATCGMSPLTSMTEGMQQVLTMGLFRVIALFYLGSFDRMVARCAVEREKEMKEKQDRESRD
- the LOC136439272 gene encoding peptide deformylase, mitochondrial-like, with translation MALAMRTSATLRTLNLTRVFCTTACARAPTFWSITQNQASVTFTWLFNKLGRFSLRKRQSKPPHDYVVPVGNPILRGQALAVDHKNIKSEETQEVLDQLVKVMRKKGAVGLSAPQVGVGLQIIVVECTRKQLDLVPQEIRKIREMQEFPLKIFINPKLKVTDYSTVVFPEGCESLPGYQANVPRYYGVNITGLDRDGMPLAWQVTGWPARILQHEVEHLRGDLYIDIMDSRTFMDYTSEMKK
- the LOC136439271 gene encoding translocon-associated protein subunit alpha-like; the protein is MAFLPKLLLLFLIALPSSVFVADGPGVAMAQEPTEDVVEGEDEEDEDEAEVETESDEDAGGTETAAAGTDEEEEEEEEEEPLKASPDADTTVLFTTTNTMQDQQIPATKLVRVLVGFTNKGDKDFVVESMEGAFRYPQDYSFYIQNFTTFTFNTVVQPNTQASFEYLFTAAEPFAGRPFGLTIALNYKDTDGTPFLDAVFNETISVVELDEGLDGEMFFLYIFLAAAVVLLIIGGQQLMASMGKKRPAKKQVVEQGTQNQSDVDFDWIPKETVDQMNKNSPRRSPRRRTKRATGSDEK